In Quadrisphaera sp. RL12-1S, a single genomic region encodes these proteins:
- a CDS encoding MptD family putative ECF transporter S component, with protein sequence MSTPATPPSTSPTPSAAATPSAAPDRARRRPSFSMSPRDLVDVGVFAALYIVVIFAINMLGYVNPLVMLMALLVSVVVSSVPFMLLVARTRHAGVLTLFAVLVAGLLLVLGHPPVSFALTVALAVVAEVVLWLGRYRSRAASVMACGVFSAWFAGPLLPLFYDRQGYFATPSMQAMSPDYRAAMDALFSVPVLLAFDVLAFVSGLLGGLLGLALLRKHFVKAGLAPAGPAPRP encoded by the coding sequence ATGTCCACGCCCGCCACCCCGCCCAGCACCTCGCCCACGCCGAGCGCCGCAGCCACCCCGTCCGCGGCGCCGGACCGGGCGCGCCGCCGCCCGAGCTTCTCCATGAGTCCCCGAGACCTCGTGGACGTCGGCGTCTTCGCCGCCCTGTACATCGTCGTGATCTTCGCCATCAACATGCTCGGGTACGTCAACCCGCTGGTGATGCTGATGGCGCTGCTGGTCAGCGTCGTCGTCAGCAGCGTGCCCTTCATGCTGCTCGTGGCGCGCACCCGCCACGCCGGCGTGCTGACGCTGTTCGCGGTGCTCGTGGCCGGTCTGCTGCTCGTCCTCGGCCACCCTCCGGTCAGCTTCGCGCTCACCGTCGCCCTCGCCGTGGTCGCCGAGGTGGTCCTGTGGCTGGGCCGCTACCGCTCGCGCGCGGCCAGCGTGATGGCGTGCGGTGTCTTCAGCGCCTGGTTCGCAGGGCCCCTGCTGCCCCTGTTCTACGACCGGCAGGGGTACTTCGCCACGCCCTCGATGCAGGCCATGAGCCCGGACTACCGGGCGGCCATGGATGCGCTGTTCTCGGTTCCGGTCCTGCTCGCCTTCGACGTGCTGGCCTTCGTCTCCGGCCTGCTGGGGGGTCTGCTCGGTCTGGCGCTGCTGCGCAAGCACTTCGTCAAGGCGGGGCTCGCCCCGGCCGGTCCGGCCCCCCGCCCGTGA
- a CDS encoding ABC transporter ATP-binding protein, translating into MVAWVVVAAVLQGLAFLALAPLLAALLRGGPGGAAGPWGASAWLAVVVGLAAGYAVAFWCSSRAGSAVAEEVLTALLTRIGDRVVELPAGWFTTDRSGTVADLTTRGAVFAASAPYGVVRPLLTAVVTPTTVLLGALVIDWRLGLVVLCTVPVLWIVYRRLVGRLGAADAEHVSAVAESSARLVELARTQSALRAAGDSTIAQQLVDDALQAQRSANRHVHLTGGAGIGLFGATVQLAVVGMLLLGTQLALSGELAVEELVPLLVLAVRFTEPLVHSGALGGGVRVAANTLAQVRALLEEPTLPEPDRPATPDGYTLRLDGVTFAYGDAEPVLRDVTLEAPAGAMTAIVGPSGSGKTTITRLMARTHDPQAGVVSLGGVPLPQLGTVQVLAAVAPVFQDVYLFDGTVLDNVWLGDPDAPRERVLDAARRARVDEVAERLPQGWDSRVGEGGALLSGGERQRVSIARALLKDAPVVLLDEASAALDVTNEQAVQDAVAELRRCRTVVVVAHRLSTIATADRIVVLDGRGGVAEQGTHAELLAAGGTYARYWAERTRAAGWRLTTSATTSPPTS; encoded by the coding sequence ATGGTCGCCTGGGTGGTGGTGGCGGCAGTCCTGCAGGGCCTGGCGTTCCTCGCCCTCGCGCCGCTGCTGGCGGCGCTGCTGCGCGGCGGCCCCGGGGGAGCTGCGGGCCCCTGGGGCGCCAGCGCGTGGCTCGCCGTGGTCGTGGGCCTCGCCGCGGGGTACGCGGTCGCGTTCTGGTGCTCGTCGCGGGCCGGCTCGGCCGTCGCCGAAGAGGTGCTGACGGCGCTGCTGACGCGCATCGGGGACCGGGTCGTCGAGCTGCCCGCCGGCTGGTTCACCACCGACAGGTCCGGCACCGTCGCGGACCTCACCACGCGCGGCGCCGTCTTCGCCGCCTCGGCGCCGTACGGCGTCGTCAGGCCGCTGCTCACCGCCGTCGTCACCCCCACCACCGTGCTGCTCGGGGCGCTGGTCATCGACTGGAGGCTGGGACTGGTGGTGCTCTGCACGGTCCCTGTGCTCTGGATCGTCTACCGCCGGCTGGTGGGGCGGCTCGGGGCCGCCGACGCCGAGCACGTGAGCGCCGTGGCCGAGTCTTCGGCGCGCCTGGTCGAGCTCGCACGGACGCAGTCCGCCCTGCGCGCCGCCGGTGACAGCACCATCGCCCAGCAGCTGGTCGACGACGCGCTGCAGGCCCAGCGCAGCGCCAACCGCCACGTGCACCTCACCGGTGGTGCGGGCATCGGCCTCTTCGGCGCCACCGTCCAGCTGGCCGTGGTCGGGATGCTGCTGCTCGGGACCCAGCTGGCGCTGAGCGGCGAGCTCGCGGTGGAGGAGCTGGTGCCCCTGCTGGTGCTGGCCGTCCGCTTCACCGAGCCCCTGGTCCACTCGGGGGCGCTCGGCGGCGGCGTCCGCGTAGCGGCGAACACCCTGGCGCAGGTGCGCGCCCTGCTCGAAGAGCCGACGCTGCCCGAGCCCGACCGGCCCGCCACCCCGGACGGGTACACCCTGCGCCTCGACGGAGTCACCTTCGCCTACGGCGACGCCGAGCCCGTGCTGCGCGACGTCACCCTGGAGGCCCCGGCGGGGGCGATGACCGCCATCGTCGGGCCGTCCGGCTCCGGAAAGACCACCATCACCCGGCTGATGGCCCGCACCCACGACCCGCAGGCGGGTGTCGTGAGCCTCGGTGGGGTCCCCCTGCCGCAGCTGGGAACCGTGCAGGTGCTCGCCGCTGTGGCCCCCGTGTTCCAGGACGTCTACCTCTTCGACGGGACGGTGCTGGACAACGTCTGGCTCGGCGACCCCGACGCTCCGCGCGAGCGGGTCCTGGACGCTGCCCGGCGCGCCCGCGTCGACGAGGTGGCCGAGCGCCTGCCCCAGGGGTGGGACAGCCGCGTCGGGGAGGGCGGCGCCCTGCTCTCCGGCGGTGAGCGCCAACGCGTCTCCATCGCCCGCGCGCTGCTCAAGGACGCCCCGGTCGTGCTCCTGGACGAGGCCTCCGCGGCCCTCGACGTCACCAACGAGCAGGCCGTGCAGGACGCCGTCGCCGAGCTGCGGCGCTGCCGCACCGTGGTGGTGGTCGCCCACCGCCTGTCGACGATCGCGACCGCCGACCGCATCGTCGTGCTCGATGGTCGCGGCGGCGTCGCCGAGCAGGGCACGCACGCCGAGCTGCTCGCGGCCGGCGGTACGTACGCCCGCTACTGGGCCGAGCGAACCCGTGCGGCGGGCTGGCGCCTCACCACCTCCGCCACCACCTCACCGCCCACCTCCTGA